The Cydia pomonella isolate Wapato2018A chromosome 9, ilCydPomo1, whole genome shotgun sequence sequence ATATCTGTCAAATGCAGATAGTTTTCAGTCtcgtattgtttattattttattatctttagTTTCGATGTTTATTAATCAGTAGTTCACCCGTCTTGTTTGAATATTTTCCATGCAAATGCATATAACggaaaaacttttaaaatgacTTATCTCAATTATCGTTCACTTACAATATTAACCCTATTTCGTTTCCAGGAAAGttcagttttataaaagtgtGCATTTAAGTTATATCTATAAATTGGAAAATTACTTGAAATTGCAACTCGGTTTGGACAAATCAGCAGCAGACTTTAGCATTATACATGTTTTCccaactatgtacatacttatgttatattaggtacctttttagagttccgtagccaaatggcaaaaaacggaacccttatagattcgtcatgtccgtctgtctgttcgattatgtcacagccacttttttccgactctataagagctatactgttcaaacttggtaagtagatgtattctatgaaccgcattaagatgtttacacaaaaatagaaaaaaaaacaataaattttgggggttccccatacttacaactgaaactcaaaaaatattttttcatcaaacccatacgtgtggggtatctatggataggtcttaaaaattatattgaggtttctaatatcatttttttctaaactgaatagtttgcgcgagagacacttccaaagtggaaaaatgtgtgcccctcccccccccccccccccgtaacttctaaaataacagaatgaaaaatctaaaaaaaatatatgatatacattgccatgcaaactttcaccgaaaattggtttgaacgagatctagtaggtagttttttttttaatacgtcataaaatttaaaaaaaaatttttttttcatcagacccatacgtgtggggtatctagggataggtcttcaaaaatgatatttaggtttctaatatcatttttttctaaactgaatagtttgcgcgagagacacttccaaagtgaaaaaaagtgtgtccccccccctgtaacttctaaaataacagaatgaaaaatctaaaaaaatatatgatatacattaccatgcaaacttccaccgaaaattggtttgaaccagatctagtaagtagtttttttaatacgtcataaatggtacggaacccttcatgggcgagtccgactcgcacttggccgcttttttttactaatcttgATCATGATTCActagttaaattaatttgtagtaatgaaataattttgatttttgccATTTAAAAGAGACAACTAAGTAAAGTATAAGCTCCAGTATCGGGCactcttaataaataataaataggtacatcttttttacataggtagtaataacattaatttatttttacaccatgacacattttttatacaaataagattttttaatcAAGACTGGCATAGCGACACAACGAGGGCGTTTGCTGTTTCACATTATCATCACTGATGGGCGTTAGGTGTTtcttatgtatgtaagtatttataaatatttatatattataaatactatCCTATACCCAACTATTCAGAAAGTGGAGTGGgaactatagcccaagccctctcgaacatgagaggaggcctagCTGTGCCCAGCAGTAAGACGtaatatataggctgaattatttttaacattattataattacataccgttgtttaagtacccacaacacaagccttaatggcCGAGCATTaatgtaggacttagtcaatttgtgtcatactgtcctataatatttatttttaattattgaagAGGGTTCTCTTGTTTAGCCCAAATGTTAGGGACTAACCTGGCTATGTTGACATTCAATTTACCACTGATATCTACATATAAATGCAAACATCGTGTTTAATACAGCGACCTCAGCGCCAATAAAAAAAGGCACGTGCCTCAGAATAACATCGTCGCCTATTAACTTTAACGTTATTTTCGAGGGTCCAATCATCCTGAAAGGCCATAACGTTTTAGAACATCATGTTTAAAGTGTATTTAGATGTCCCGGccgtcataaatggtacagtGTTGTATAGTCGTCAACCTATGGACTTTAGTGTTTGTACTATATAATATTGCGGATTATTTACTACAGCAACTGAAGCATAATCTTAAAGTTAAATTGGAATGATGCACAATCTACATAGAGTACATTCAATCTACATATGCACGATCATACTTAGATCAATATCATTGTTGACTTCTTTAtactaatttttattacaaaaataggATTTTATTTACTCTGACTAATTGACTATAGGTATACAATATAGGTGACTTGTTCTTCTTTTTGACTTATTATTAATGTATCCATTGGGCTATAGAGAAAAATGGTTTTCACCACATTACTGTAGTAAAATAACGTAAAGTGACggtataaaataattgtagtaATTATAAAACGTCAGCTCATAGCTATATGTGAGCCAATACTATAAATTGTACTCGTTGACTACACTAAATCACTATTTTGAAACGAAGACTAGTCATGAGTATAACCCACCTGCGATTGCCATGGAAACCATCACCCATTGGCACGAACTCTTTGAGTTATGGATCGCCGACGCAAAAAACAACAGTTTTGAGACCGGAATCGATTTCAATAACCTGCAGTAACTACtgcatgcatttttttatataccaagacggtggcaaacaagcatacatcccgcctgatggtaagcagtcaccgcagcctatggacgcctgcaaccccagaggcAATTTAGACTGACAACTACGGTCTTTGtagtaaataatcaaattttattttgttgttgcaCCTATTGGAATCCAAGTTAAAACTTACAACTGAAATACTCCAGCCGGACGTTTTCACATGACGtgtttacaatacaataacaagtaaataatatttttattaggagtttattattaaattatgcgGTAGGTAATTAAGggtattttggacccgggtatgtcgtTAAGCTACGGCTAAAAGAGAaatatgggcactgtgaatgtcatcacgctttgtgtggtagggcgcaGCACAGCTGGCTACACCCTtgaccaaataacactaaaccctactcatagtgtagagttcttgccggtgagtaagccAGACCTCAAAGAGAGTACGGAgtgtagggtcggcaacgcgcatgtaacacctctggagttgcaggcgtaaataggctacagagactgcttaccatcaggcgggcagtatgctttttgtcaccgacgtagtattaaaaaaaataacaggtTGCACTTCGGGAGTGCCgccagaagtgaaaacttgaatattaacgttgtgcatttttgaaattttggagacccaacaacacaaagatataatacaatacaattcttcttcttcttttcattctgttaccccctgctggggtgtagggctcgaaccattttcttccactgactccggtcctgggcagcttgggtaacctcctcccaccccatccccaatacacccaactcttgctccacggaacggcgctaagtagatttagggcgaccatgtttccgttttccgggcatcttccaggtcagggccaccttggataggtgggtgtcaggctttctgaggatatgcccaatccaatgccatttgcgcgtttggatctccttatgtacgggtgcttgtccggttaaCGGttacaattaacaaagattaaacctctttaaccgttatgacagcacttttattatgaagaaaataaaatgtcacacttgaatgagatacgatttttcaagagtaaccaggcttcgatgacattcaatttgcacgtcaacATGATGTCACgggtccgtcttacgaattttcaatgtGACGGCCACGTGACCTGACgcaagtttaacattttttccccatcacaaaaagtgcacagcacCGCTATAGAAGTTTTCATTAACAAGTACAggaattataataaaatgtcactataaaataaaCGTCAGCGGACCAACGTACtctaatcaataaaaaaaacattacctcACATGTATGGTcgtaaatattgttatatttaaaactaaatcttaaattacaaactttataacataaaacaataaatacatcaaaaaacGCTTTACTTTCCTAGAAGTAATTAATGATACCTACTTACCGTAATAAATAACGATAAGTGGTTTCCAGAAAATTAAGCAGCATTATTTTTTACCTAAAGTTAATTGTGCCTAAAAATAACGTAAATCTTACACCAAACATTAGATAACCCAGGCGTAATTCTAAAAACCTGGCCATAATATTAATTAAGCACAAAAGACTGAATCCACAATTTtgattactttaaaaatactaaaatagaCTGAGATAACAAAGATTTTCGACAAAGAATTTCAGCTTATCTTCACAAAGATTTCAAGAGTCTTATGAATCTTGAGATTAACTAGGCTTTAGTGACGAtgtgattaattatttagtaataaaatgCCTTAGGCTGCTGTATTTTGTGTAAAGCGTGACCTGCCACCCTTAGTTGGCCTGGCGGCTTTGTTATAATGAATTCATGTCTAAACCACAAACGCAGAATTTGGTCTATAGTTTGCTTCAAGGCTTAGCAATCTGCGGGAGCTATGGATTAGGTTAAGCcttacaaaaatatacatatgtatatgtacttcTTCAATGCGaagagtatttttatttaccgtgactaatagaataaataattgtgTAGGTAATTACATTAATATCTCACAATTTGTATACTAACAATTTCAACGCTTTTGAATTagaaatatatcttaaaatgtaatatattgtGAAGGGTACTTTGAAAAAACTCGTATCTCACACTGTTAGTAAAAGTTGAAACGCAGTAACTCTGTATGTATcccatacatatattattatcacatttttcttttaaatataccGAACAAGATACGAGTTTTTTTCAAAGTAGTGACGATCCTTAATTTGATCGAATATCACAACTTCAAGAATACACAAATAAAGCGGTTCTTTTTCAATCAATGTATATAGGTACGtatattttcacgtcagcagctcgaacaagggtaatttgctgcttaaaaacaggagcaaaatcgcattttgctcaccgagtgagacaaaataacattcaagtgacctttagattcgaatgtcatttcaacgtgcggggcctaatacaagtgcgaaatatttggattctattgtctttatccctttcacgtcattagcaaaaagaaagagacaataaagtgcatacgtaattcaacagtatattgacggtttataatagacccccgaaataagtcagaccgcatccttccaaaacaccctacgagtcttcattcgtaataattcattaatgaaatacaagtttaaaatttaataaaaacaccatattttacgtattttattatacaatcaaaacaatgaacttatacaaatttacgcaattgttacgcagtaaataattctacttaactacttttaacgatctctactatagttgacaaatagtagtatccgcaattcggaccggatcttacaaagtttttttttttacaaaaaaaaagttgttgatTGAACTgacaattgatgttcgttaattcattattttcgtattattttattgaaatttctttcgttttgttttattgcggtaattaaagttaattgttagaataccttcagaaaacatgagtgaaatattgatccgtccgtctggattacattttttcaggttgtattttttgatggctgactgacgtgaaaaattttgtgtactacacgagatcaaagttatttacatctcgtgcgcttttgagtcccttactacgctcaacaTTCTAAATTAGAAAatttattatagaatctttcgcttgcacgggactcaaaacaagcactcgaagaaatatcaaactttgctctcttgttgtacaaataactattgttcacCGACCTCATCGATTCCGATTTCCTTAACGTTACgattaaatatttagtaaagCAAATTACCTGCCCTCTAATGGACACACTTTTCTTTCCTTAAAGgaaatacattttaagtaaCTTTTATACGCttcaatttaattactttttattacagGTTAGACATTTCGTCCCTTAGTAATTggtttttaaaaacactttgtataatttaatactaCAAATTATTGGATAACGGACAGGTTCCATttataaaaagcttttatttaacttaccgtGTCAGTATGTTAGTATATGCGTAGGTGACATCGTCGTTCGATCGAGCTTAAATTTTTATCGTGAAATCATAGCATAGGAATCCGAAGGTAGGAATTCGAtgataaaaaccggccaagagcatgtcgggccacgctcagtgctcaagctaaactggagcttaaaatatagtaaattgttaaccaagggatgaaacggtacctttcacccgagttaaacaaatagacaaatttgcataatcagtacctaattaaagtaagtctttttactatgaaggggacacatgtttttttttctttcggatcgattatctccgaatatattcactttatcaaaaaatgtttgttgaagatccgtattagttttgaaagacctttccaacgataccccacaatgtacggttgaagtaaaaaaaattcacccctacTTTActtgtaggggaggtaccctaaaaaaataataattttagattttattgtacgactgtgtcggctttattgatttatataaccatgccaaatttcagctttctagcactaacgaccacggagcaaagcctcggacagacagacagacggacatggcgaaactataagggttcctagttgactacggaaccctaaaaattaaggTTTGATATGTTTTCTCCTGTGTTAACTTATTTTACTTCTAATAAGGCATTTTCTTATGTAAGTTTACTTTTCATTGCAGGTAAACTTACTTATGGATAAAAAATTCCACCTTTTCTTCGTTAGTTggataaaaacaaaatcaacatAACCAGATAAATAAAACAAGAGGGTTAAGAAaggacggtggcaaacaagaatacggcccacctgatagTGAGCAATCACCGaaacctatggacgcctgcaattccagaggtgttacatgtgcgttgccgaccgtttaaaaacctgtacattccttttttgaagaaccgcACATGCATATGCGTCACAGCAGACAATTTTACAACAAAAAGCTAGGTCCTAATAGCTTTATACATGCGAATGTttgaattatgtatgtatgtatgtatatactttattgtacattgaaataaaaacacgaaaaacacagttacagagtaaattaaatacaacaaaggcgaacttatccctgtatgggatctcttccagttaaccttaaattaattgaattatCTTCCTCAACTAAACTGTGGCATTTGGTGTTAGAGTATTTTCACCTGGTATCGTCCCTAAAAGGGCTTAAAAGGTGGTAACAGTTATTATGTGAGTACTATCGGTTGCATGAGCTTAAGGCTGCACCCGACGCCAACGGCCTCGCGCGTTTGGGCACAACTCATACTCGTACCCCTTACCGCACCACCCGTTGCAAAAGATCGATCGGGCAGAagtatgcgttcgaaatagaatcTCGCTTGCGCGCGAaacgcagcacaggtccgtctagcaacacaACTTGCCCCGCACTGACTTTACGTACGAGAGCGAGGTAAAGGTAGGAACTTAGGTGGGGTTAAGGCTTACATttttatgaatttgcaaaaaggaagaaaaccaaatcattttacaGTGTTTTGTGCGAaagattataaaatttaatatattttctaaaaaacgttgcagtagtaataaggttacaactgaaagaaataggaGTGACTTCAATATTGTTTTCTTCacttatttaaatgaatattttttccgctcagaaagtgtcatattcaatataaaaaattgttcagaataacttagttttacggtattctGCAAGAGGAGGAGCCTTAACGATTACGACGACATAGGCTTCGGCAGGGCTAGTATGTAATAAATTAGCGTAACAAGCGCCTGTAAAGGCAAACGCATACCTCTTCCCATTCCGAGCCATCCGCGACCATGAGGCTAATTCTCATTTGACAATTTGTTActaattttgatacgaccttgactgTGACCACCAATCAGCGTTAAAGGCTCACGCTGGTTGCTGCTGACGAAATGCAATTTACTAttgcagcatggttgcatttttatcgcttgtcattatacccgtcactttcgcacttacatacttgttagaaagtgacagacatggtgacaaatgataaaagagccgaccatcttggCCCTACTGGAGTAATCTCATAAGGAatttcgctcgcacttattGAAGCGTGTGAGATGCCTGCATgccaatatgccaatcgtttactATCCGTATcgaacgaaacacaactgtctcagtcacactaatatggaagagtaatagtgagagatgactacgctacggagcgtaaacgattggcttgttggctaggcaccctggggACCTAACCTAGATAACAATAATTGATCGAAAACGCCAATTGAAACTtcaataatgtatggaaatacaTTACACACAAAAGTGATATTATTGCAACCAAAaatcgtcacttttgacactgacagatcgagATCATACCGCTGTGACttcttattatagttattataataagcattgttcgaatcgagCTGATAGACACGTTCCTTTTTGCATAAGATATAAGCAGCACATTTTTCAATGACAGCTAAATTGCGACTGTTTTACGGTGGACGAGTATGGCCATAATATGGCCATGttgcggcgacacgcgccacgcctccgtcagatATCTAGTACCTTCTATGATCTGAGTGTCAACCCGATTCATTTTTAGCGTTCCTTACCCAAAAGgtaacgggaccctattactaagactccgctgtccgtccgtctgtctgtctatccgtctgtcaccaggcctGGTCTGTGGCCAGGTCtggtctcatgaaccgtgatagttagacaattaattttcaaagatgatgtatttctgttgccgatataacaacaaatactaaaaagtacggaaacctcggcgggcgactccgactcgcacttgtccggttttctcttttcgtttggcgttagTCATGTACGCTTGTTATCTTGGCCAAGCCCCCTGATAACACATCTCGAGatagtatcaaaataagatgaaaaccaTAACAGATTGGTAAATCAGAACCGGTCTCATGGATGTTGCTGGCTTGATTTAGTGCATCGTGTAATAGGCCGCATTGTAGCTGTTAACCCAGTTCGCTTGATTAAACCGGATTTAGTCCGCTGCGAACTTACATGAGATGTGTGTTAATATGTGATCAAGTTTAGGTATACATTAGCTGAGACAGTTTTCATCGTAAATATACCCATGTCGTGGACAAGTCATAGATTTAAATCATgtcatgaaatgtcattttttgatACTTTCATGATATCGTTAGATAGGTTTGACTTTCATAATGTGGCTAACCAATCATTAATAaccataaatatttacttactcgtATTCCAATTATGAGTATCCACCTTTTCGGAAGTCAAAAATGTTCAATAAGTCAAAAAGTACGTACCTATAATTTTAACTGTGATATTATTTTAACGTAAAACTtaacaatttttgtatttttgccatatatctaatttataaaatatttcaggatTGCTTTGCGCACTTAATCTCATCTCaagtttataaaattttaaaaacttctAGATAAATATCTCATTACTAACGGTAATGGTACTTCTTCTTATGCACTAACCTAAAAGCGAATTGAAAAGAAGTATGCCCGGTAACCAATTGCGAGAATACTTCGAATGAAGgtatgaattttaaaggaaacgAAATTGAAACGGAGATTGCGCTGAACCTCGTTCAGATGTTAGTAGTCTTTCAATTTTCTCACTTCGGCGTACTCTTAAATTGTTTCTACTAACTTCTATTTATGTGAACTATCAAGCTGGAAGTCCTGGCTAGACTTTGTTCAtcttttatttacgtaggtacaaGCTTGCAGATCTTAATCTCGCAAAATGGCAAATGCTTCGTTGGTATTATCAATATTGGAATGTTAATTTGAAATTGGTGTAATGTTTATTGAAGACACCGTAaaatagtaagtaaataataaatgtggATTTGTTTTTTTAGACCTAGTTCTtgaaactatataaataaataccacaTTTTCTTTAAGCACATAATCTCGATTATGGAGGCAGATTTCTAAGTCTGCATTCAAAGACATTGGATCTTTACAGACATACAGCCAGCCAGTTGGtgataataaaatagtaaagaaataaatgaaatcacTGTAAATCTCTGTACTTACGTAAAAAATGCTATAATTCAAGCCTCAATGCCTTATGTCGACAGCCGAAAATAGTATTAAAGATATAACTTAATCTAACCTATTTCGCCCTCTTATACTGACCCACATATATACGTCCTATACTCTAAACAGTGTTTATCAGTTTGGTAAGGCTGAAACACAAACAGAACTCTCACACTTCCACAATCGGATGAAACTTACCCAGAGAGTTCCGGTCACCGGTTACAAATCAAAAGCTAAAGTCAAATATCCGGACTTTCACTTCTACAACATCTTAACTTGCCTTTCAACTAATTCACTTAAGCTCGTTCTAATATTGTCTATAGATCGGGTTGTTCAGTGTTTGTCCATTGTTAGAAGTTTGGGAAATAGGTCTTGTTCGGGTGCGATGAGTTTTACATTTGAACGTTTCAAGGACGTGCCCATGTTTGTTTAGACCCTGCTACATTTAGGAGGTAAGCCGATAACTGGTTTAAATTCCAAAATTCTTTATTAGCCATATTAAAAATTCACCAAATTATAAGTAAATCAATCAACTAAACAAAGTAACACCTGTCCTGCGCCTACTGTCTCAAGTGACCTCGCTTAATACATGACCGCTTTGAAATCAAAGCGCGTGAACAGGGGTTGAAACAATGTATCCCGTCGTCGTAAATATAAAAGGGAGGTTAAGTAAGCTTTAATCAAGATAGATAGCGAACGCAGTGACCTGGATAGCGGCAGTAGTGGTTACTCGCTGCACGTCGACGTAGGTGTCTCTGTCGTGGTCCCAGAGGAAAGTGATGGCGTTGTTGTAACATTGGGCACGGCGCTGGTAAATAGTGACGACGATTATGAAGCGATAACGATGGTATTCCATGGTTTTCATCTCGCGCATGATCTCGCATGATAGACGTAAGGCTAGTGCCGGAGATTCCTAGAAAAAATCACCATGTTTTGTTAAATTTATCACTTTgctacttaaatatttaatttgtaaagaaTAACGGTCTAATAAGGTCTTTGTTACGCAATGTAGGACATAAATAATTGTTGACACACTTTTTCCacttttttcttataaaaatcatTAGAGCATATGAGCATTAAGGTTTGCATTCACTATTAAAGTACCTTGGCTAATTATTTTGTTCGGTACTTATAGGATTAAACAAAGGTTGCACACATAAAACAAGCGACGATAACGTTACAAGGGCACAGCCTTGCCCGGATTATTCTGGATTAGTAGGGACAAACGTCCAAGTTTTGAATGTTAAACGAGAAAGTGTCAGTTATCCACGCTGCGATAAAAAATCGCGTAATTATCTGAAGCATTATATGAGAAGAATCAAACTTGATTTCTCACTAGAAATATCAAGGCAGCAAAATAATGAGCGTTGCCTTAATTAAACTACCTATCTTTTCCACTGGAGGctaatacaaattttaaaaattgtacatTTTTGACCTTGACTTTATACAATCTTAACACGACTCTAGGTGTTACTCTCTATGCGTGACAAGTTCGAGCAAGGTTCTTAGTGACATGACTCCCCAATGCAATTTACGCTTACTAATCAGCGTGACAGATCGTCAAGGTAACATGACAAGATCAAAatctttacaaattattaaattagaatcgGTATCATAACGTAATAGCAGAATATATTACCTGAACATTATACTTATGGCCTGTAAAGTTTTCGTCGAGCAGCTCGTCAATGACCTTCTGAACCTCAGCCTCTTTGACTTTGTGTGTGGGCTCGAGCTGGTACGTCGGAAAATACACCAAGGCGGGCCGTTTGAATTCAATGCCCAACTGAAAAAGTGGTAAGTGACAATACGCAAACAAATGGGGTAGGTACTAGAACCAAGGggtttattcatattatttatagtaataaagtaggtatagtTCGCAACAGAAAAAGTTCAGCAGGCgtcgtattaaaatatttattattaagataaACAGAGTATGTGCAGGACATTTTGAAGAACTCACCGCTCATTTCCCGaaaggtattagactaataatattagtccaccaACTGTGAAGTTggatgggttaccatggcaacacactaataatattagactaatctCGTTCGACAAATTGGcctcaggggcccatttcttgaaCAGTGTTAGTTTAATATGAATATTGTATTGCTTTGGTAACCCAAATGATTTGACAGTtggtggactaatattattactctAATACCGTTCGGGAAATAGGCCCTTGATCAAAGATATTCAAGTTATTTTGGGCCATAGTTAGGAGCATTTGGGATAGCTCTATAGAGAGCGATAAAAATCTACTACAAAATGGAGTATCGGGACAAACCTTactggtttaacgatacttagggcctgtttcacaatgtccaagtaaagtattggataacTAATTAACAAGTAAATTACCTGccgataaaacttcctgcaactTAACActagcttatttgaagattgtgaaacgccatcgatgactttattcgtcagataaatggcaagtagcttattccggactttacttggacattg is a genomic window containing:
- the LOC133521231 gene encoding dynein light chain Tctex-type protein 2B-like, translated to MGDQQRKSRLSIHEGASKAALGEKSFSKMRVRRQSYGFGRVPGITAAGPRTSQLGIEFKRPALVYFPTYQLEPTHKVKEAEVQKVIDELLDENFTGHKYNVQESPALALRLSCEIMREMKTMEYHRYRFIIVVTIYQRRAQCYNNAITFLWDHDRDTYVDVQRVTTTAAIQVTAFAIYLD